In one window of Denticeps clupeoides chromosome 2, fDenClu1.1, whole genome shotgun sequence DNA:
- the cers5 gene encoding ceramide synthase 5 isoform X2, producing MAALSAWFWNERFWLPHNVTWADLADPAPGVEYPKAGHLLSALPLALGIFAVRIVFERYVAGPCASALQIQAEVGRRAQPSAVLEKVFTSITKCPDARQLDGLSKQLDWEVRKVQRWFRHRRNQDKPSTRTKFCESMWRFTFYLCVFTYGLAFLWQSPWMWDTRQCWYNYPYQVLSPGLYCYYVTELAFYWSLMFSQFIDIKRKDFLIMFIHHLATIGLISFSYVNNMVRVGSLVLCVHDASDFLLEAAKLANYAKYQRLCDFLFVVFGMIFFTTRLIIYPYWVLNTTLFESWEIIGPYPSWWLFNILLLVLQLLHIIWSYLIARIAFKALIRGKKSLMSSLLLPDGQKILSFQPSLYWPKVVLLSSLLLF from the exons ATGGCTGCTCTCTCAGCCTGGTTCTGGAACGAGCGGTTCTGGCTTCCTCACAACGTGACCTGGGCGGACTTGGCGGACCCGGCGCCCGGAGTGGAGTACCCCAAGGCCGGCCACTTGCTGTCCGCGCTGCCGCTGGCGCTCGGGATCTTCGCTGTCAGGATCGTGTTTGAGAG GTATGTAGCAGGACCATGTGCCTCTGCGCTGCAGATCCAGGCGGAGGTGGGGAGGCGGGCGCAGCCCAGCGCTGTGCTGGAGAAAGTGTTTACATCCATCACAAAG TGTCCAGATGCGCGACAGCTGGACGGCCTGTCCAAACAGCTGGACTGGGAGGTGCGGAAGGTCCAGCGGTGGTTCAGACACCGGCGGAACCAGGATAAACCCAGCACACGCACCAAGTTCTGCGAGAGCAT GTGGAGGTTCACATTTTATCTCTGTGTGTTTACCTATGGCCTGGCCTTTCTGTGGCAG TCTCCCTGGATGTGGGACACCCGTCAGTGCTGGTACAACTATCCATATCAG GTGCTCAGCCCTGGCCTCTATTGTTACTATGTGACTGAACTGGCTTTCTACTGGTCCCTAATGTTCTCCCAGTTCATTGACATCAAGCggaag GACTTCCTGATCATGTTCATCCACCACCTTGCCACCATTGGCCTTATCAGTTTCTCTTACGTCAACAACATGGTGCGCGTGGGCAGCCTGGTTCTGTGCGTTCACGATGCCTCCGACTTTCTTCTGGAG GCTGCAAAGCTGGCCAACTATGCCAAATACCAGCGCCTCtgtgacttcctgtttgtggtgTTTGGGATGATCTTTTTCACTACAAGACTCATCATTTACCCTTACTG GGTCCTCAACACGACTCTGTTTGAGAGCTGGGAGATCATTGGTCCCTACCCATCCTGGTGGCTTTTTAACATCCTGCTGCtggtcctgcagctgctgcacatCATCTGGTCCTACCTCATCGCTCGCATCGCCTTCAAAGCACTGATCAGGGGGAAG AAATCCCTCATGTCTTCCCTTCTCCTTCCTGATGGACAGAAGATCCTATCTTTTCAACCCTCTCTCTATTGGCCAAAAGTTgtgcttctctcctctctcttgctcttctaa
- the cers5 gene encoding ceramide synthase 5 isoform X1: MAALSAWFWNERFWLPHNVTWADLADPAPGVEYPKAGHLLSALPLALGIFAVRIVFERYVAGPCASALQIQAEVGRRAQPSAVLEKVFTSITKCPDARQLDGLSKQLDWEVRKVQRWFRHRRNQDKPSTRTKFCESMWRFTFYLCVFTYGLAFLWQSPWMWDTRQCWYNYPYQVLSPGLYCYYVTELAFYWSLMFSQFIDIKRKDFLIMFIHHLATIGLISFSYVNNMVRVGSLVLCVHDASDFLLEAAKLANYAKYQRLCDFLFVVFGMIFFTTRLIIYPYWVLNTTLFESWEIIGPYPSWWLFNILLLVLQLLHIIWSYLIARIAFKALIRGKVSKDDRSDVESSSEDESDTSRDHSWTANQSQVPLQKGENGTNGHFNANTKAWAQNYNS; this comes from the exons ATGGCTGCTCTCTCAGCCTGGTTCTGGAACGAGCGGTTCTGGCTTCCTCACAACGTGACCTGGGCGGACTTGGCGGACCCGGCGCCCGGAGTGGAGTACCCCAAGGCCGGCCACTTGCTGTCCGCGCTGCCGCTGGCGCTCGGGATCTTCGCTGTCAGGATCGTGTTTGAGAG GTATGTAGCAGGACCATGTGCCTCTGCGCTGCAGATCCAGGCGGAGGTGGGGAGGCGGGCGCAGCCCAGCGCTGTGCTGGAGAAAGTGTTTACATCCATCACAAAG TGTCCAGATGCGCGACAGCTGGACGGCCTGTCCAAACAGCTGGACTGGGAGGTGCGGAAGGTCCAGCGGTGGTTCAGACACCGGCGGAACCAGGATAAACCCAGCACACGCACCAAGTTCTGCGAGAGCAT GTGGAGGTTCACATTTTATCTCTGTGTGTTTACCTATGGCCTGGCCTTTCTGTGGCAG TCTCCCTGGATGTGGGACACCCGTCAGTGCTGGTACAACTATCCATATCAG GTGCTCAGCCCTGGCCTCTATTGTTACTATGTGACTGAACTGGCTTTCTACTGGTCCCTAATGTTCTCCCAGTTCATTGACATCAAGCggaag GACTTCCTGATCATGTTCATCCACCACCTTGCCACCATTGGCCTTATCAGTTTCTCTTACGTCAACAACATGGTGCGCGTGGGCAGCCTGGTTCTGTGCGTTCACGATGCCTCCGACTTTCTTCTGGAG GCTGCAAAGCTGGCCAACTATGCCAAATACCAGCGCCTCtgtgacttcctgtttgtggtgTTTGGGATGATCTTTTTCACTACAAGACTCATCATTTACCCTTACTG GGTCCTCAACACGACTCTGTTTGAGAGCTGGGAGATCATTGGTCCCTACCCATCCTGGTGGCTTTTTAACATCCTGCTGCtggtcctgcagctgctgcacatCATCTGGTCCTACCTCATCGCTCGCATCGCCTTCAAAGCACTGATCAGGGGGAAG GTGTCAAAGGATGATCGCAGTGATGTTGAAAGCAGCTCGGAAGACGAGTCTGACACAAGTCGGGACCACAGCtggacagccaatcagagtcaaGTGCCCTTGCAAAAGGGTGAGAATGGCACCAATGGCCATTTCAATGCCAACACCAAAGCCTGGGCACAGAACTACAACAGCTGA
- the gpd1b gene encoding glycerol-3-phosphate dehydrogenase 1b produces MATRKVCIIGSGNWGSAIAKIVGSNAANVPTFEKTVNMWVFEEMVNGRKLTEIINTEHENVKYLPGHKLPPNVVAVPDLVDAVKEADILIFVIPHQFIGKVCDTIKGHIKADAVGMSLIKGVDEGPDGLKLISDVIREKLGIIMTVLMGANLANEVAEEKFCETTIGCKSKELGPVLKELMQTANFRVTVVEEADVVEICGALKNIVAVGAGFCDGLGYGDNTKAAVIRLGLMEMIAFARIFCTAGSVSPTTFLESCGVADLITTCYGGRNRKIGEAFAKTGKSIEQLEKELLNGQKLQGPATASEVNHILKYKSLTDKFPLFTAVHQICFEAHPVQEFISCLQNHPEHM; encoded by the exons ATGGCCACCAGAAAAGTCTGCATCATAGGCTCCGGGAACTG GGGCTCAGCCATCGCCAAGATTGTGGGCTCCAATGCAGCAAATGTCCCCACGTTTGAAAAGACAGTGAACATGTGGGTGTTTGAGGAGATGGTGAATGGTCGCAAGCTCACAGAGATCATCAACACAGAACACGAAAATGTCAAGTACCTGCCTGGCCATAAGCTACCTCCCAATGTG GTTGCTGTTCCTGACTTGGTGGACGCAGTAAAGGAGGCAGACATCCTTATCTTCGTCATCCCCCATCAGTTTATTGGCAAAGTGTGTGACACCATCAAGGGCCACATTAAAGCAGATGCAGTAGGGATGTCCCTcatcaag GGTGTAGATGAAGGTCCAGATGGACTAAAACTAATCTCTGATGTTATTCGTGAGAAGCTGGGAATAATCATGACTGTATTGATGGGTGCAAACTTGGCCAATGAGGTGGCAGAGGAGAAATTTTGTGAGACGACCATTG GCTGCAAAAGCAAGGAGCTTGGGCCTGTGTTGAAAGAGTTGATGCAGACCGCCAACTTCCGGGTCACCGTAGTGGAGGAGGCAGATGTGGTTGAGATCTGTGGAGCACTGAAG AACATAGTTGCTGTGGGAGCAGGATTTTGCGATGGTCTTGGATACGGCGACAACACGAAAGCTGCGGTTATCCGCCTTGGTCTGATGGAAATGATTGCTTTTGCTCGGATCTTCTGTACTGCTGGCTCCGTCTCCCCAACAACTTTCCTAGAAAGCTGTGGTGTTGCTGACCTCATCACAACATGTTATGGTGGCCGCAACCGCAAGATTGGAGAAGCTTTTGCCAAAACCGGGAAG TCAATCGAGCAACTGGAGAAGGAGCTTCTCAATGGGCAGAAGCTGCAAGGCCCAGCCACAGCCTCCGAGGTCAACCACATCCTCAAGTACAAAAGCCTAACGGACAA GTTCCCTCTCTTCACAGCTGTGCATCAGATCTGTTTCGAAGCCCACCCAGTGCAGGAGTTCATCAGCTGCCTGCAGAACCACCCTGAACATATGTAG
- the cox14 gene encoding cytochrome c oxidase assembly protein COX14 homolog, with amino-acid sequence MVSGKRLADVGYRLFSGSMMVLTLYAGYLCVVRAQRYMERQKQLQLAAEEQKNPED; translated from the coding sequence ATGGTGTCCGGGAAGCGGCTGGCAGATGTGGGATACCGGCTGTTCTCGGGCTCCATGATGGTGCTGACGCTCTACGCGGGGTACCTGTGTGTCGTGCGGGCGCAGCGCTACATGGAGCGGCAGAAGCAGCTGCAGCTTGCTGCAGAGGAGCAGAAGAACCCGGAGGACTGA